One window from the genome of Pirellulales bacterium encodes:
- a CDS encoding sigma-54 dependent transcriptional regulator, with product MKTGSLLLVDDDQHILNSMADWLREQGHRVDTARTYAECLAALAKRPYQLVLADIHLPDRDGFEILAHCCEHHPDTAVIIITGYGTIETAMEAMRRGAFDFLTKPLIDQELELAIERALGQREMIAENKNLKAQLDIRFGLESIVGQDHRMKKVFDMIDCVADTRATMLITGESGTGKSLIARAIHRRSPRRDKPFVEVACGALPETLLESELFGHVAGAFTGATTEKVGKFLQADGGTIFLDEIGTASPGMQVKLLRVLQELQFEPVGGTKTQTVDVRVILATNEDLAQAVAAGRFRQDLYYRINVINIELPALRERISDIPALAQHFLQKACQDSGRKVRGFADETLAALQRYRWPGNVRELQNIVERGVLLCKGDLVTLGDLPSQFLAEGPVPIECVQNRSLKQALSAPERQIILEMLERNNWNRQLTADALGVNRTTLYKKMKRLGLEEKHLAH from the coding sequence GATCAACACATTCTCAACTCGATGGCCGACTGGCTGCGCGAGCAGGGCCACCGAGTCGACACGGCGCGCACCTATGCCGAGTGCCTCGCGGCCTTGGCCAAGCGTCCCTATCAGCTCGTCTTGGCCGATATCCATCTGCCGGATCGCGACGGCTTCGAAATCCTGGCCCATTGCTGCGAGCATCATCCCGACACGGCCGTCATCATCATCACCGGCTACGGCACGATCGAAACGGCGATGGAAGCGATGCGCCGCGGCGCCTTCGACTTCTTGACCAAACCGCTCATCGACCAGGAACTGGAACTGGCGATCGAACGGGCCCTGGGTCAGCGCGAGATGATCGCCGAAAACAAGAACCTCAAGGCCCAGCTCGACATCCGCTTCGGCCTCGAAAGCATCGTCGGTCAAGACCATCGCATGAAGAAGGTCTTCGACATGATCGACTGCGTGGCCGATACGCGGGCGACGATGTTGATCACCGGCGAAAGCGGGACCGGCAAGTCACTCATTGCTCGTGCCATCCATCGCCGCAGCCCGCGCCGCGACAAGCCGTTCGTCGAAGTGGCCTGCGGCGCGCTGCCCGAGACATTGCTGGAAAGCGAATTGTTCGGCCACGTGGCCGGCGCCTTCACCGGGGCGACGACCGAGAAGGTCGGTAAATTCCTCCAGGCCGACGGCGGCACGATCTTTCTCGACGAAATTGGCACCGCGTCGCCGGGCATGCAGGTCAAGCTGCTTCGCGTCTTGCAAGAGCTGCAGTTCGAGCCGGTGGGCGGCACCAAGACGCAGACGGTCGACGTCCGCGTGATCCTGGCCACGAACGAAGACCTGGCCCAGGCCGTGGCGGCGGGCAGGTTCCGGCAGGATCTGTATTACCGCATCAACGTGATCAACATCGAACTGCCCGCCTTGCGCGAGCGGATCTCGGATATTCCCGCGCTCGCGCAGCACTTCTTGCAAAAGGCCTGCCAGGACTCGGGCCGCAAGGTGCGCGGCTTCGCCGACGAAACGTTGGCGGCCCTGCAACGCTATCGCTGGCCGGGCAACGTCCGCGAGCTGCAGAACATCGTGGAGCGCGGCGTGTTGCTCTGCAAAGGCGATCTGGTCACGCTTGGCGACTTGCCGTCGCAGTTTCTCGCCGAGGGGCCGGTGCCGATCGAATGCGTGCAAAACCGCTCGCTCAAGCAGGCGCTCTCGGCACCCGAGCGCCAAATCATCCTGGAAATGCTCGAGCGCAATAACTGGAACCGGCAGCTCACCGCCGACGCGCTGGGCGTCAACCGGACGACGCTCTACA